One Helicoverpa zea isolate HzStark_Cry1AcR chromosome 11, ilHelZeax1.1, whole genome shotgun sequence genomic window carries:
- the LOC124634723 gene encoding glutathione S-transferase S1-like, translating into MAKKLHYFNLNGLAEPIRYILHYTKQEFEDVRHGFDMKKEVKDKLPYGQLPIYEEGERILTQSLAIAKYVARNTDLIPVDPWVVAVVEGAAYTIYDFWLKIVPYIKEQDPEKKKELKKHLLEETIDFFFTRFEKHLQENGGYFGGKLTWVEFILCGIVEASNLFLDTELEKKYPAVEAVVEKIRNLPGVKEYIEKRGPYVIDQ; encoded by the exons atggcgaaaaaactgcattattttaatttgaacggTCTGGCTGAACCGATAAGGTATATTTTGCATTACACGAAACAAGAGTTTGAAGATGTCAGACATGGTTTTGATATGAAGAAAGAAGTAAAGGACA AACTCCCATACGGCCAGTTACCAATCTATGAGGAAGGTGAACGCATCCTCACGCAATCCCTTGCCATTGCCAAGTATGTGGCTAGGAATACTGATCTGATACCTGTGGATCCTTGGGTAGTTGCTGTGGTGGAGGGCGCTGCGTACACTATCTATGATTTTTGGTTGA AGATTGTACCTTACATCAAGGAACAGGATccagaaaagaagaaagaattaAAGAAACATTTACTCGAAGAAACGATTGATTTCTTTTTCACGAGATTTGAGAAACATCTCCAGGAGAACGGTGGATATTTTGGCGGCAAG CTAACATGGGTGGAGTTCATCCTATGCGGTATAGTTGAGGCGAGCAATCTCTTCTTAGACACAGAATTGGAGAAGAAATACCCAGCAGTTGAAGCTGTGGTGGAGAAGATAAGGAATCTTCCAGGAGTGAAAGAATATATTGAGAAAAGAGGGCCATATGTTATTGATCAGTGA
- the LOC124634634 gene encoding glutathione S-transferase-like: MPKKLQYFDLNGLAEPLRYLLHYTKQEFEDYRHDIATWPDPKIKESLPFGQFPIYEEDGRVLCQTLAIAKYVARGTDLIPSDPWENALADQAVYSITDYHKNVIACIQEQDKEKKSEMKNKLINETIEYYFSRLNKLLNENGGYFSGKLSWVEFVLCGTIEASNLFFSLQIEKDFPAIKAEMEEITSSPGVKEYVEARGPYNLDGIRKRFGDI; encoded by the exons ATGCCGAAGAAACTCCAATATTTTGATTTGAACGGTCTTGCTGAGCCGTTAAGGTATCTTTTGCATTACACGAAACAGGAATTTGAGGACTACAGACATGATATTGCTACCTGGCCTGACCCGAAAATTAAGGAAA GTCTCCCATTCGGCCAGTTTCCTATATACGAAGAAGATGGACGCGTCCTTTGCCAGACCCTAGCTATTGCCAAGTATGTGGCGAGAGGAACCGACCTGATACCAAGTGACCCATGGGAGAATGCTCTAGCGGATCAAGCTGTTTATTCTATTACTGATTATCATAAAA atgTCATAGCATGTATTCAAGAACAAGACAAGGAAAAAAAATCAGAAATGAAAAACAAACTGATCAATGAAACCATTGAATATTACTTCTCTAGACTCAACAAGCTATTGAATGAGAATGGTGGCTACTTCAGTGGGAAG CTCTCTTGGGTCGAGTTCGTTCTCTGCGGTACAATTGAAGCCAGTAACCTGTTCTTCAGCTTACAAATTGAGAAAGACTTCCCAGCTATTAAAGCCGAGATGGAAGAGATCACGAGTTCTCCTGGTGTTAAGGAGTATGTTGAGGCCAGAGGACCTTATAATCTTGATGGTATTAGAAAACGGTTTGGTGATATTTAa
- the LOC124634675 gene encoding uncharacterized protein LOC124634675 — MPKKLTYFNINGLAEPIRYILHYTKQDFEDNRIELGNWPDLKLKEKLPFGQLPVYEEDGRVLCQSLAIAKYVARGTDLIPSDPWKYAQVESAVYSVLDYWKNVTPVIQEKDQAKQKEMVEKLHTETIEYYFSRFNNLLKENGGYFSGKLSWGEFILLGIVEAGNLFLGTNVEKKYPAVDALVKEIRNLPGVKEYIVARGPYDFEEIKARMNKQVKMPRRLQYFDFNGLGEKIRYLLHYTGQEFEDVRHDVTIWPVPEIKETLPFGQFPVYEEDGKVLCQSLAIARYVARGTDLIPSDPWKNAQVDSAVYSIMDYNKNVIAAVHEPDPQKKVELRNKLFNEHIDYYFSRFEKLLKENGGYFSGKLSWGEFVLCTTVDSTNFFFTMEVEKNYPAIKAVCEEIWNAPGVKEYIAARGPYNLDCIKKRFG, encoded by the exons ATGCCTAAGAAACTTACGTATTTCAATATCAACGGTCTTGCTGAACCGATAAGATACATTTTGCATTACACTAAACAGGATTTTGAAGATAATAGAATTGAACTTGGTAATTGGCCCGACCTTAAGCTGAAAGAGa AGCTCCCATTCGGTCAGCTGCCCGTATACGAGGAAGATGGACGTGTTCTATGTCAAAGCTTAGCTATTGCCAAGTATGTAGCCAGGGGTACAGATCTGATACCCAGTGACCCTTGGAAGTACGCTCAGGTGGAATCCGCTGTGTATTCCGTTTTGGATTATTGGAAAA ATGTAACCCCAGTAATCCAAGAAAAGGATCAAGCAAAGCAAAAGGAGATGGTTGAAAAACTACACACTGAAACCATTGAGTATTACTTCTCAAGGTTCAATAACTTATTGAAAGAAAACGGCGGATACTTCAGTGGAAAG CTATCCTGGGGAGAATTCATACTCTTAGGTATTGTTGAAGCCGGTAATTTGTTCCTGGGTACGAACGTGGAAAAGAAATACCCTGCTGTAGATGCTCTGGTTAAGGAAATCAGGAATCTGCCGGGAGTGAAGGAATATATTGTCGCTAGAGGACCTTATGACTTCGAAGAAATTAAAGCGCGTATGAATAAGCA agtaaaaatgccGCGTAGACTTCAGTATTTCGATTTTAATGGTCTTGGTGAGAAGATAAGATATCTTCTACATTATACTGGACAGGAATTTGAGGATGTGCGTCACGATGTAACTATTTGGCCTGTACCAGAAATTAAAGAAA CTCTGCCATTCGGCCAGTTTCCTGTATACGAAGAAGATGGCAAGGTTCTGTGCCAGAGTCTGGCAATCGCTAGATATGTAGCCAGAGGTACTGATCTGATACCCAGTGATCCTTGGAAGAACGCTCAAGTGGACTCTGCAGTATATTCTATTATGGATTACAATAAAA ATGTCATCGCAGCTGTTCACGAACCAGACCCACAAAAGAAAGTAGAATTGAGAAACAAATTGTTCAATGAGCACATTGATTACTACTTCTCGAGGTTCGAAAAGTTGTTGAAAGAAAACGGCGGATATTTCAGTGGAAAG CTTTCATGGGGTGAGTTCGTCCTATGCACTACAGTTGATAGTACAAATTTCTTCTTCACTATGGAAGTGGAGAAGAACTATCCAGCTATTAAAGCTGTCTGTGAAGAGATCTGGAATGCACCAGGAGTTAAGGAGTATATCGCAGCTAGAGGACCTTATAACCTTGACTGTATTAAGAAACGATTTGGATAA
- the LOC124634324 gene encoding glutathione S-transferase-like translates to MAPVYKLKFFNFMGVAEPIRYLFAFGGISYKNIEIEDADWPDVQKSVPFGKLPVLEVDKKVLYQSVAISRYLGKLVGLLPNDDLEAAELDAIALTVFDFGTKVHEWYHEQDKEKKLYLQKELEERWCPRYLGDLEEIVKQKGTYFGGQKLSWADLYFVGIMESIEGMWGSKILEKQYPSLFTIYKHVHEIPAIETYVSNRPHYKY, encoded by the exons ATGGCTCCTGTTTACAAACTAAAGTTCTTTAATTTCATGGGTGTTGCTGAACCCATAAGGTACTTGTTTGCCTTTGGTGGTATCAGCTACAAGAATATCGAAATTGAAGACGCTGATTGGCCAGATGTGCAGAAAT cGGTTCCTTTCGGCAAGCTGCCAGTGTTGGAAGTAGACAAGAAGGTGCTATACCAATCTGTGGCCATCAGCCGCTACCTTGGGAAGCTGGTCGGCTTACTTCCAAATGACGACTTGGAAGCAGCTGAGCTTGATGCTATTGCGTTGACTGTCTTCGATTTTGGCACCA AGGTTCACGAATGGTACCACGAGCAAGACAAGGAGAAGAAGTTGTATCTGCAGAAGGAGTTGGAGGAACGCTGGTGCCCGAGATACCTTGGTGACTTGGAAGAGATCGTAAAGCAGAAGGGAACGTACTTCGGAGGACAG AAACTATCCTGGGCTGACCTCTACTTCGTGGGCATCATGGAATCAATCGAGGGTATGTGGGGCTCCAAGATTCTTGAGAAGCAATACCCGTCCCTGTTTACAATCTACAAGCATGTTCACGAGATCCCTGCTATCGAAACCTATGTCAGCAACCGTCCtcattacaaatattaa